Genomic DNA from Deltaproteobacteria bacterium:
TTCGCTTTGCTGCCGGAGAATGGCGCCCAGCATAAATTTTCCGTACGCCAAACCGGCGCGGCGCTGACGGCGTCGGTGGGCGGACCGGCGACCAGCGGCCGCTACACATTATTTATCGGCCCGAAGGATTTCGACCTGCTCGAATCCATGGGCAAAGGTTTCGAGCGTGCCATCGACTTCGGCTACTTCGGTTTTGTCTCCAAGCCGCTGCTTAATATCCTCCATTTCTTCCATCGCTTCACCGCGAGCTACGGCGTCGATATCATCATTCTGACGATCCTGATCAAGCTTCTAATGTGGCCGCTCACCCACAAGAGCATGGCGTCGATGAAGTCGATGCAAAAGTTGGCGCCGCAAATGGAAAAGCTCAAGGAAAAATTCGCCAACGACAAAGAACAGCTCAACCGTGAAATCATGGAGCTCTACAAGCGCAACGGCGTCAACCCGCTGGGCGGCTGCTTGCCCATGGTGTTGCAGCTGCCGGTGTTTTACGGGCTCTACAGCGTGCTCGGCACGCCCATCGAACTGCGCCATGCGCCGTTTCTATGGATTCAGGACCTGGCCCGGCCGGATTGGGAATCGTTGCCGTTCATTTTCAATGACTGGCATCTCGGTGTGCCGATTCTGACGATTCTCATGGGCGCGAGCATGTTTTTGCAGCAGTGGATGACGCCGACGGCGGGGGATCCCAATCAGCGCAAGATGATGATGCTGATGCCCCTGATGTTTACTTTCATGTTCGTGTCGTTTCCCGCCGGTCTGACGGTTTACTGGCTGGTCAACAATGTCCTCAGCATCGTCCAACAGTATTGGATCAACCGTAGGTAAAGCTAGGCGATTTTGAGAAAGGTTTAAGTCATGGATTTTGTCGAAAGCGAAGGCGATAGCATCGACGCCGCCATCGAAAACGCGCTCCAGCAGCTCGGTGTCCAACGCGACAAAGTGACCGTCGATATTATCAGCGAAGGACGCAAAGGGATTTTCGGCTTCGGCGCGCAAAAGGCCAAAGTGCGGGCCGAGCTGAGAACTAAAAGCGTTGCGCCCAAAGCGCCGGCGGTGCCGGCATTGGAGCGGCGCCGGGAAGAAGAATTACCGCAAGCTGTGTTAGCGGAACCGGCCGCGCCCGTCGATCAATCGGCGGCGATTGAGAAAACCCGCGCCGTGCTGTGCGAAATTCTCAAGCGCATGGGGATCGCCGCCACGGTGGAACAAAAGAGCGCCGCCAATGGCGCCGAGATTATCCTCGAAATCAAAACCGAGGAGAGCGGTCTTTTGATCGGCCGCAAAGGTCAGACGTTGGAAGCTCTGCAGTATCTAGTCGAGCGCATCGCCGGCGAGCGCCAGAGCGGCGAAGGCGCGCAGATTATCATCGATATCGAAAACTACCGTGAGCGGCGCCGCCGTTCTCTCGAAGACATGGCGTTGCGGCTGGGAGAAAAAGCTAAGCGGCAGCGTAAGACCGTCACCGTCGATGCCCTGGACGCCGCCGACCGGCGCGTGGTTCATGCGGCGCTGCAAGACGATCCCTGGTTGACCACCCGCAGCCTCGGCCAAGGTCCGTATCGACGCTTGTTGATCATTCCCGAAGGGGATCGAAAGATCAAAAACCAAGCCGCGCCGGGCGCTCAAGAGCCCCGTGACGGGCGGCCGCAAAGAGAAGCTCCTAAGGCCGCGGCACCGCAGGAACCGGACGAAGAGAGCTGAGCGGCGCGCCGAAATTACTAATCGACGTTGACAGCGGCGCGATTGACCCCAGCAGGTCGCTTCTCTATAGTCATGCCATGATTGAACGCCGAAAAACCCGACCGTTACAGATTGGCAAGCTCACCGTGGGCGGCGACGCGCCGATCACCGTGCAGTCGATGACCAAGACCGACACCCGCGATGTGCGCGCCACGGTGCAGCAGATCTGGTCCTTGGAAGCCGCCGGCTGCGACATCATTCGCTGCGCCGTGCCGGTACGCGAAGCGGCCGAGCAACTGGGCGAGATTAAAAACCGCATCCGCATTCCGCTGGTCGCCGACATCCATTTCAATTACAAATTAGCTTTGATCGCCATCGAGCAAGGGGTCGACGGCTTGCGTCTCAACCCCGGCAACATCGGCGCGCGCAAGTATGTCGAAGAGGTGGTGAAGGCGGCGTCGGAAAGAAAAATTCCTATCCGCATCGGCGTCAACGCCGGCTCGCTGGAAAAAGATCTGCTGCAAAAGTACAACGGCCCGTCGGTCCAGGGCATGGTCGAAAGCGGCCTGCGCCACATTCATATCCTTGAAGACGTCGGCTACCGCGAAATTAAAATTTCACTCAAGGCCTCCGATCCGTTGATGATGATCGAAGCCTATCGCGCGCTCGCCGATCAGGTCGATTATCCGTTTCATCTCGGCGTCACCGAAGCGGGCACGCCGACGGTGGGCACGATCAAATCGGCTGTCGGTTTGGGCACCTTGCTCGCCGAAGGCATCGGCGACACGATCCGGGTTTCGCTGGCCGCCGATCCGGTGGAAGAAGTGCGTGTCGGGCGGGAAATTCTCAAGGCGCTGGGTCTCAAGAAAGATGGTCTGACCTTCGTCGCTTGTCCGTCCTGCGGCCGGGCCGATGTCGATCTGGTCGGCCTGGCGAAAAAAGTCGAAGAACGCATGTTGCCCTACAGCAATTTGAATCTCCACGTCGCGGTGATGGGCTGCGAAGTCAACGGTCCGGGCGAAGCGCGCGCCGCCGATCTCGGCGTCGCCGGCGGCAAAGGCATCGGCCTGATCTTCAAGCGCGGCGAAGTGATTCGCAAAGTTCCCGAAGCTGAAATCGTCGACGCGCTGATGCAAGAAGTGGAAAAGTTCGCCGCCGAAAAAGCCGCCGAACAAAGCGCCGCCGCGGATGCGTGATTTCGTCTCTCTCGGTTTGACTAACCGGCAAATGAGAAAACAGTTTCCACCACGAAGGACACGAAGAGCACGAAGGTCGGAGCATTAATTATTTGAACCCTTCGTGTCCTTTGTGCCTTCGTGGTGAGGTCGGGTAATACGAACCATTTATGCGTTGGAGCAAAACTCTCATACCGACATTGAAAGAAGTGCCGGCGGACGCGGAAGTCATCAGCCATAAACTGCTGGTGCGTGCCGGTTATATTCGCCAAATCAGCCGGGGCATTTATGATTATTTCCCGCTGGCGCTAAAAGTCATCCGCAAGATCGAAAACATCGTGCGTCAGGAAATGGACCGCGCCGGCGCGCAGGAACTGCTCATGCCGATCTCTTCTCCCGCCGAGCTTTGGCAGGAGAGCGGCCGCTGGGAATATTACGGTAAAGAACTTTTGCGCTTCAAAGATCGCCACGAACGAGATTTTTGCCTCGGTCCGACCCATGAAGAAATTATCACCGATTTAGTGCGCCGCTCGGTGCGTTCCTACCGCGAGCTGCCGATGAATCTGTATCAGATTCAAACCAAATTTCGCGATGAGGTACGGCCGCGCTTTGGCTTGATGCGCGGCCGAGAATTCATCATGAAGGACGCTTACAGTTTTCACACCGACATCGACGACTGCCGGCGCGAGTATGAAAACATGTATCAAACCTACAAGCGCATCTTCACGCGCTGCGGTTTGAGCTTTCGTCCGGTGGAGGCCGACACTGGCGCCATCGGCGGCAGCCTATCCCATGAATTCCAAGTGCTCGCCGAGTCCGGTGAAGACGCGATCGTCAGTTGCAACAGTTGCGATTACGCGGCCAACGTTGAGAAAGCCGAGATCAAAGCGGGTCAGCCGGCAGGACGTACCGTCGGTGAGGAAGCGCCGCCGTTGGAAAAAGTTTCGACGCCGGGGAAAAAGACTGTTCCCGACGTAGCGGGCTTTCTAAAATTATCCGCTGAGCGTTTCATCAAGACGTTGGTCTACAAAACCGACGGCGATGAACTCATCGCGGCGCTGGTGCGCGGCGATCATGAAATCAATGAACTCAAGCTGCGCACGGTGCTTGGCTGCCGCGAAGTGGCTCTGGCCGATGAGACCGCCGTGGCTACTGCTACCGGTGTGGTGCCAGGCTATTTAGGTCCCATCGGTTTGAAACTGCGTGTGCTCGCCGATTTGAGCGTGCAAGGGATGCGCGGCGCGGTGACCGGCGCCAATGAAGCTAACGCGCATTATGTCCAAGTCGATCAAGAGCGCGACTTTACGCCGTCGGCATTCGCCGATTTGCGTTTGGCCACCGCCGGCGATCCCTGTCCGCGCTGCGCGGGTGGCAAGTTGGAAGCCCACCGCGGCATCGAAGTGGGCCAGGTTTTTTATCTCGGCACCAAATACAGCGAGAAGATGAGCGCGACGTTTCTCGACGCCGAAGGTCAGGCGCGGCCCATCGAGATGGGCTGCTACGGCATCGGCATCAGCCGCATGGTGGCGGCGGCGATCGAACAAAATCACGACGCTAACGGCATCATCTGGCCGTTTTCCATCGCGCCGTTTCAAGTTTTGGTTTTGCCGATCAATTACCTGGAAGAAAAGTTGCGCGACGCGGCGGATAAGCTGTATGGAGAATTGCAACAAGCCGGTGTCGATGTTTTGCTCGACGACCGCGACGAGCGGCCGGGGGTGAAATTCAAAGACGCCGATCTGGTCGGCATTCCATTGCGCATCACCATCGGCGCGAAAAGTTTGGACAAAGGTTGCTACGAGCTACGCCGGCGCCGCGACGGCAAGACCGAAGAGATCGCCGTCGGCGACGCGGTGCAGACGATTAAAAATCTGATCGCCCAAGCTTTGTAAATTTACACCATGGCTTCCAAGCTCGAGCTAGTGCGAAAACGGGGTTCCATGCGCGACCGTTTGATCGTCGCGCTGGATGTCGACTCCTTGGAGCAAGCCCAGAACATCGTCCGGCTGCTCGCCAAAGAGGTCGGCATGTTCAAGATCGGCAAGCAGCTTTTTACCCATGCCGGGCCCCAAGCGGTGCGTTTGATTCAAGAGCTGGGCGGCGAAATCTTTCTCGATCTCAAATTTCACGATATTCCCAACACCGTCGCCAAGGCGGCCATCGAAGCGACGCGCTTGGGCGTCAAAATGTTCAACGTGCATGCCTCGGGCAGTTTGGAAATGATGCGCCTGACCGTCAAGGAAGTGCGCCGGGTGTGCCGCCAAGAGAAACGGCGCCAGCCGATCATGCTGGCGGTAACCGTGCTGACCAGTTTGAATCAGGACGATCTCAAGCGGGTCGGCGTTGAAACCCAGGTCGCCGCGCAAGTCGTGCGCTTGGCCGCGCTCACCCAAGAGGCCGGCATGGACGGCGTGGTCGCCTCGCCCCAGGAAGTGACCGATATTCGCGCGGCGTGCGGCCGCCGTTTCATTATCGTCACGCCCGGCATTCGCCCGGCGGAAACCCAACACAACGATCAACAGCGCGTGATGACGCCCCAGGACGCCGTGCGCGCCGGCGTCGATTACATCGTCGTCGGCCGGCCGATTATTGAAGCGAAGGATCCAGTCGCCGCGGCGCGGGCGATCGTCGCCGATATGGAACTGGCCAAGTAGCCGCGCTTTCGCGCGGCATTGCTGATTTCAAATTACAGATTCCAAATTCCAGATTTTCGACGGGCTAGGTTTTCCAGGTGCGATAGAAATGATTTACCGGGCTGTGGCCGGCGCCGATGGAGAAGCTCGACTGAATCGCTTGAGTGATAAATTTTTTCGCCAGCGCGACGGCGCGGTCGAGCTTTTCGCCTTGGGCTAAATAGACCGCGATCGCCGCCGAAAACGTGCAGCCGGTGCCGTGGGTGTTCTTGGTTCGAATGCGCGGCGCGGACAATTCATAAAACTTCTTGCCGTCGTAGAATAGATCGATGGCCGGCCCTTTGAGATGGCCGCCTTTGATGACCACGGTTTGCGCGCCCATTTTTACGATTCGCCTTGCCGCTTCTTTTATTTCTACCGTAGTTAGCAATTTCATGCCGGTGAGTTCTTCGGCTTCGGGAATATTGGGTGTGACCACACTCGCCAGCGGGATCAGTTTGTTGCGCAAAGCCGCGACGGCGTCTTTTTGAATCAGCAAATCGCCGGAAGTGGCCACCATCACCGGGTCGACGACGATGTTTTTCAAGCGATGCTGGCGAATTTTTTTTACGACCATGTCGATGATCGCCGTATTGGCAAGCATGCCGGTCTTGAGCGCATGGGCGCCGATGTCATCGATGATTGCGTCGATCTGCGCGCCAATTAATTTCGGACTGAGCGCCAAGACTTGAGTGACGCCGACGGTATTTTGCGCCGTGATCGCAGTGATCGCCGATGTGCCGTAGACGCCCAGCGCCGCGAAAGTCTTCAGATCGGCCTGAATCCCCGCGCCCGCGCCGGAGTCGGAGCCTGCGATGGTCAATACTTTACGAATAGCTTTCATTAATTTCAATCGTAGCAAAGCAGGCACGAGGTTGCGAATGATCTTCCATTGACCGACCTTTGTGGCCTTGGCGGGCTTGGCGCGAGATCATTCGAGATACGTTTGCCGCGTTGCGTCACTGTGGTAAATACTCTTTCAGATTAAAGGCATTGGGGTTAATGCGCAAAATTTCCGTAATCTTAGTCTATTTGTGTGTTTCTCTCGTCAATTGGACAGACGCGCTTGCCGCGGCGGCTAGGCCCAAGGTGGTCATCGCGCATGCGGCGATGAATTTCCGCGTGGCGCCGCTCTGGGTCGCGCAGGATCAGGGCTTTTTCAGTAAGTACGGTATCGACTCGGAGATTATCTACATGCGCGGTGGGCCGACGCTGATGTCGGGCATGTTGTCCGGCGACATTCAGATCGGCTGGACCGCCAGCTCGATCCTCGCGCCCATCGCCGAGGGCGCCGATTTTGTCGTCGTCGCCGGATTCAACAATCGGGTGACCGACGAATTGATCGTCCGACCGGGCATCAAGCGGCCGGAAGATTTGCGCGGCAAGCGTTTCGGCGTGCAAAGCATCGGCGGCGGCGGTTGGATGGGCGCCATGCTCGGCTTGGAGTCGTTGGGCTTGGAACCGAAGCGCGACGATATTCGCGTACTGGTCGTCGGCGACAACACCTTTCGCAGTCAAGCGCTCGAAGCCGGCTCCATCGACGCCACCGTGCTCGACGGCGCCTTCAGCCGCAAAGCGAAGAGCAAAGGTATGATTTCGTTGGCCGATTTTTCTCAGGCCAATTTGCCGATGATGAATCATCTGGTGGCGGTCAGAAGAACTTATCTGCAGCGCCAGCCGGAGATTGTCGAAAATGTTTTGCGCGCGCTGGTCGAAGGCTTGGCGTTTACCTGGTCGGCGAAAAGCAAAAGCGCGGTGCTGAAAAGCGTCATGCGCCGGCTGCGGATCACCGAGATGAATATCGCCGAAGACGGCTATCAAGAATTACTGACCCGCGGCGGCCTGGAAAAGAGGCCCCATCCTTCGCTTGAAGGTGTGCGCAACGTGCAGCGCCTGATGACGACCAGCAACCCACGCGTCGGCGAGGTTAAGCTGGAGGAGATCATCGACCGCAGCATCATGCGCAAACTCGACGACAGCGGTTTTATCGACCGGATGTATGGG
This window encodes:
- a CDS encoding membrane protein insertase YidC, whose protein sequence is MDKRALIGIALSVMVLVGYQEFISYYYGPPPVAEPAPTAAKSAEPTAAPAPAAAAVAPAAVAPAQVPAGQPAKEITVETDNYTAVFTSHGARLKSFKFKKYRSTSDLKSPPFEIITAGVPLPLGVGLAAADDGAINYSVQGADLNLSGDAKGTVIFSGQSANGTVVTKTLSFSGAKYAIGLEVAVKGAEGAAMAPEVLLTDRSDHSVVNHDAPFEGFIALVDNKIKRETAADALKGHEFSGDVSWAGFGHTYFFFALLPENGAQHKFSVRQTGAALTASVGGPATSGRYTLFIGPKDFDLLESMGKGFERAIDFGYFGFVSKPLLNILHFFHRFTASYGVDIIILTILIKLLMWPLTHKSMASMKSMQKLAPQMEKLKEKFANDKEQLNREIMELYKRNGVNPLGGCLPMVLQLPVFYGLYSVLGTPIELRHAPFLWIQDLARPDWESLPFIFNDWHLGVPILTILMGASMFLQQWMTPTAGDPNQRKMMMLMPLMFTFMFVSFPAGLTVYWLVNNVLSIVQQYWINRR
- a CDS encoding KH domain-containing protein — translated: MDFVESEGDSIDAAIENALQQLGVQRDKVTVDIISEGRKGIFGFGAQKAKVRAELRTKSVAPKAPAVPALERRREEELPQAVLAEPAAPVDQSAAIEKTRAVLCEILKRMGIAATVEQKSAANGAEIILEIKTEESGLLIGRKGQTLEALQYLVERIAGERQSGEGAQIIIDIENYRERRRRSLEDMALRLGEKAKRQRKTVTVDALDAADRRVVHAALQDDPWLTTRSLGQGPYRRLLIIPEGDRKIKNQAAPGAQEPRDGRPQREAPKAAAPQEPDEES
- a CDS encoding flavodoxin-dependent (E)-4-hydroxy-3-methylbut-2-enyl-diphosphate synthase, yielding MIERRKTRPLQIGKLTVGGDAPITVQSMTKTDTRDVRATVQQIWSLEAAGCDIIRCAVPVREAAEQLGEIKNRIRIPLVADIHFNYKLALIAIEQGVDGLRLNPGNIGARKYVEEVVKAASERKIPIRIGVNAGSLEKDLLQKYNGPSVQGMVESGLRHIHILEDVGYREIKISLKASDPLMMIEAYRALADQVDYPFHLGVTEAGTPTVGTIKSAVGLGTLLAEGIGDTIRVSLAADPVEEVRVGREILKALGLKKDGLTFVACPSCGRADVDLVGLAKKVEERMLPYSNLNLHVAVMGCEVNGPGEARAADLGVAGGKGIGLIFKRGEVIRKVPEAEIVDALMQEVEKFAAEKAAEQSAAADA
- a CDS encoding proline--tRNA ligase, with the protein product MRWSKTLIPTLKEVPADAEVISHKLLVRAGYIRQISRGIYDYFPLALKVIRKIENIVRQEMDRAGAQELLMPISSPAELWQESGRWEYYGKELLRFKDRHERDFCLGPTHEEIITDLVRRSVRSYRELPMNLYQIQTKFRDEVRPRFGLMRGREFIMKDAYSFHTDIDDCRREYENMYQTYKRIFTRCGLSFRPVEADTGAIGGSLSHEFQVLAESGEDAIVSCNSCDYAANVEKAEIKAGQPAGRTVGEEAPPLEKVSTPGKKTVPDVAGFLKLSAERFIKTLVYKTDGDELIAALVRGDHEINELKLRTVLGCREVALADETAVATATGVVPGYLGPIGLKLRVLADLSVQGMRGAVTGANEANAHYVQVDQERDFTPSAFADLRLATAGDPCPRCAGGKLEAHRGIEVGQVFYLGTKYSEKMSATFLDAEGQARPIEMGCYGIGISRMVAAAIEQNHDANGIIWPFSIAPFQVLVLPINYLEEKLRDAADKLYGELQQAGVDVLLDDRDERPGVKFKDADLVGIPLRITIGAKSLDKGCYELRRRRDGKTEEIAVGDAVQTIKNLIAQAL
- a CDS encoding orotidine-5'-phosphate decarboxylase, giving the protein MRDRLIVALDVDSLEQAQNIVRLLAKEVGMFKIGKQLFTHAGPQAVRLIQELGGEIFLDLKFHDIPNTVAKAAIEATRLGVKMFNVHASGSLEMMRLTVKEVRRVCRQEKRRQPIMLAVTVLTSLNQDDLKRVGVETQVAAQVVRLAALTQEAGMDGVVASPQEVTDIRAACGRRFIIVTPGIRPAETQHNDQQRVMTPQDAVRAGVDYIVVGRPIIEAKDPVAAARAIVADMELAK
- the thiD gene encoding bifunctional hydroxymethylpyrimidine kinase/phosphomethylpyrimidine kinase, with the translated sequence MKAIRKVLTIAGSDSGAGAGIQADLKTFAALGVYGTSAITAITAQNTVGVTQVLALSPKLIGAQIDAIIDDIGAHALKTGMLANTAIIDMVVKKIRQHRLKNIVVDPVMVATSGDLLIQKDAVAALRNKLIPLASVVTPNIPEAEELTGMKLLTTVEIKEAARRIVKMGAQTVVIKGGHLKGPAIDLFYDGKKFYELSAPRIRTKNTHGTGCTFSAAIAVYLAQGEKLDRAVALAKKFITQAIQSSFSIGAGHSPVNHFYRTWKT
- a CDS encoding ABC transporter substrate-binding protein translates to MRKISVILVYLCVSLVNWTDALAAAARPKVVIAHAAMNFRVAPLWVAQDQGFFSKYGIDSEIIYMRGGPTLMSGMLSGDIQIGWTASSILAPIAEGADFVVVAGFNNRVTDELIVRPGIKRPEDLRGKRFGVQSIGGGGWMGAMLGLESLGLEPKRDDIRVLVVGDNTFRSQALEAGSIDATVLDGAFSRKAKSKGMISLADFSQANLPMMNHLVAVRRTYLQRQPEIVENVLRALVEGLAFTWSAKSKSAVLKSVMRRLRITEMNIAEDGYQELLTRGGLEKRPHPSLEGVRNVQRLMTTSNPRVGEVKLEEIIDRSIMRKLDDSGFIDRMYGVYSAK